The genomic region GTGGAAGGACGCGACTTCCGTTTCGGCGTCAAGCGTGGAGGCCACGTCGAGCAACTCACCCAGTTGGCGCCCCATCACGGCCTGGAGGTCGAGATCGTCGACGACGTCGTCGTGGAAGGCGAGCGCGTTTCCAGCACGCGCGTCCGTTCGCTGCTCGCGGCCGGACGCGTCGCCGAAGCCGCACGATGCCTCGGCCGGCCCTACGCCTACGTCGGCACCGTCGTCGAGGGCCATCACCGCGGCGCGCCTCTGGGGTATCCGACAGCCAATATCGCCGCGCCGCGGTTCCTGGTGCCGGGCGAAGGCGTCTATGCCGCCTGGGCCGAGGTTCACGGCACGCGCTATCCCGCCGCCGTCAGCGTCGGCCGCGCGCCCACTTTCGGCGCCCGCGAGCCCGTGACCGTCGAGGCGTTCCTCCTGGATTTCGACGGCGAACTGTACGGCGAGCAGATCGCCGTCGAGTTCGTCGAACTGCTCAGGCCGCAGGAGGCGTTTCCCGACGCCGAGGCCCTCAAGGCCCGAATGGCCGACGATTGCCGACGCACCCGCGAGGTCCTGGCGGGCGAATAAGCGGGCCGGGGTGCCCATCGACCTTCCTTCGGCGGCGTTTAACGCCGACCGCACGCCATAACTTGCCCGCCGCCGCGATTGGCGGTACAGCCC from Planctomycetota bacterium harbors:
- a CDS encoding bifunctional riboflavin kinase/FAD synthetase; protein product: MELLRDLDHVDAKFKGGALSVGVFDGVHLGHQRVLARTVERARALDAAPVIFTFHPHPLEILHPAATPPLIQTFGQKLELMRRIGIRAVVWPEHVERILTMSPEDFLRRVVVGALAARVLVEGRDFRFGVKRGGHVEQLTQLAPHHGLEVEIVDDVVVEGERVSSTRVRSLLAAGRVAEAARCLGRPYAYVGTVVEGHHRGAPLGYPTANIAAPRFLVPGEGVYAAWAEVHGTRYPAAVSVGRAPTFGAREPVTVEAFLLDFDGELYGEQIAVEFVELLRPQEAFPDAEALKARMADDCRRTREVLAGE